A genomic window from Chitinophaga pollutisoli includes:
- a CDS encoding DUF1835 domain-containing protein, producing MILHIVFGQSSIANLKAAFELDPQLEGEILCYEDDLAVGPLFILDTPDGRAARRDWWNAVQEITVPQPAEGETIPPPEDPIRSLKARLREEEELVIWIWAGQNPTDVCGYFWLVSQLDRFSGRIHLIYLNNLPFLNEKNGVFYPTHLSQILPKEYLKAKKLAREVSLAEFELDGDEWRRLMNENAGVRLLEGGKKIRGEAATYYDKDLLAATGKEFAKASKSSAAVIGKMKYPVMDHFLNWRLKELVKEGKLEARGELKSLKDYEIRQPGGPAEAEAPAAAENA from the coding sequence ATGATATTGCATATTGTATTCGGGCAGTCGAGCATCGCCAATCTGAAGGCGGCTTTTGAACTGGACCCGCAACTGGAAGGGGAGATATTGTGTTACGAAGATGATCTGGCCGTGGGCCCGCTCTTCATCCTCGATACGCCGGATGGCCGCGCGGCGCGCCGCGACTGGTGGAATGCCGTGCAGGAAATTACCGTGCCGCAGCCCGCGGAAGGCGAAACGATCCCGCCGCCGGAAGATCCCATCCGCAGCCTGAAAGCGCGCCTGCGCGAGGAAGAGGAACTGGTGATCTGGATCTGGGCGGGGCAGAACCCCACAGACGTTTGCGGGTATTTCTGGCTGGTGAGCCAGCTCGACCGGTTCTCGGGCCGCATCCACCTCATCTATCTCAACAACCTGCCTTTCCTCAACGAAAAGAACGGCGTTTTCTATCCCACGCACCTCAGCCAGATCCTGCCGAAGGAATACCTGAAGGCAAAGAAACTGGCGCGGGAAGTATCACTGGCGGAATTCGAGCTCGACGGCGACGAATGGCGCCGGCTGATGAACGAGAACGCGGGCGTCCGTTTGCTGGAAGGCGGCAAGAAAATCCGCGGCGAAGCTGCGACGTATTACGACAAAGACCTGCTGGCCGCCACCGGGAAGGAATTCGCGAAAGCGAGCAAATCTTCTGCCGCGGTGATCGGCAAGATGAAATATCCCGTGATGGACCATTTCCTCAACTGGCGGCTGAAAGAGCTCGTCAAGGAAGGAAAGCTGGAAGCGCGCGGGGAACTGAAATCATTGAAAGATTACGAAATCAGGCAGCCAGGCGGCCCGGCGGAAGCTGAAGCACCTGCCGCCGCAGAAAATGCATAA
- a CDS encoding DNA topoisomerase IV subunit B codes for MAENKELFNTYTEDSIRSLDWREHIRLRPGMYIGKLGDGSSQDDGIYILIKEVVDNSIDEHMMGFGKQIDIKVTEHSVTVRDYGRGVPLGKVVDVVSKINTGAKYDSKAFQKSVGLNGVGTKAVNALSSYFKITSVREGRMKVAEFERGVLTKEHKEADTKDNNGTIVTFTPDDTVFKNYHFIPDYLENQIWNYCFLNAGLTIHFNGQKYLSKNGLLDLLQRRTNPDDLRYPIIHLKGEDIEVAITHENQYGEEYYSFVNGQHTTQGGTHLAAFREAFVKTVRDFYKKDYDATDIRASICAAIAVRVQEPVFESQTKTKLGSLTVSEGGQSMKAFVLEFLSKQLDDYLHRNPAVAESMKKRIEQSERERKELAGIKKLANERAKKANLHNRKLRDCRFHLNEEATGKQKEEQEAKQKETTIFITEGDSASGSITKSRNVETQAVFSLRGKPLNCYGLSKKIVYENEEFNLLQHALNIEEGLEGLRYNNIVIATDADVDGMHIRLLMLTFFLQFFPDLVKNGHIYILETPLFRVRNKQQTIYCYSEEEKQKAVKKLGGKPEITRFKGLGEISPDEFGQFIGDDMRKSPIIPSQEMPVAKMLEYYMGKNTQHRQDFIISNLRYEKDLVEETAEA; via the coding sequence ATGGCAGAAAACAAAGAGTTGTTCAACACCTATACCGAGGATTCCATCCGCTCGCTCGACTGGCGGGAGCACATCCGCCTTCGTCCGGGTATGTATATCGGCAAACTGGGAGACGGGAGCAGCCAGGACGATGGGATTTACATTCTCATCAAAGAGGTTGTGGATAACAGTATCGACGAGCATATGATGGGCTTCGGCAAGCAGATCGATATTAAGGTGACCGAACACAGCGTAACGGTGCGCGACTATGGCCGGGGCGTTCCCCTGGGCAAGGTGGTGGATGTAGTGAGCAAGATCAACACCGGCGCCAAATACGACAGCAAGGCATTCCAGAAATCAGTGGGCCTCAACGGCGTGGGTACCAAAGCGGTAAACGCGTTGTCGAGTTATTTCAAAATCACTTCCGTCCGGGAAGGAAGAATGAAAGTAGCGGAATTCGAACGCGGCGTATTGACGAAAGAACATAAAGAAGCGGATACGAAAGATAACAACGGTACCATCGTGACCTTCACGCCGGACGATACCGTTTTTAAAAACTATCACTTCATCCCCGATTACCTGGAAAACCAGATATGGAACTATTGTTTCCTGAACGCGGGGCTGACAATCCACTTCAACGGACAAAAATACCTGTCCAAAAACGGCCTGCTCGACCTGTTGCAGCGCCGTACCAACCCGGACGACCTCCGTTACCCGATCATTCATCTGAAAGGAGAAGACATTGAAGTCGCCATCACGCACGAAAACCAATACGGCGAAGAATATTATTCTTTCGTGAACGGCCAGCATACCACGCAGGGCGGTACCCACCTCGCGGCGTTCCGCGAGGCGTTCGTCAAAACCGTGCGCGACTTCTATAAAAAAGACTACGACGCTACCGATATCCGCGCTTCTATTTGCGCGGCCATCGCCGTGCGCGTACAGGAACCCGTATTCGAAAGCCAGACCAAAACCAAGCTGGGGTCGCTGACGGTCTCGGAAGGTGGGCAGTCTATGAAAGCCTTCGTGCTCGAGTTCCTCAGCAAGCAGCTCGACGATTACCTGCACCGCAACCCTGCCGTAGCCGAATCCATGAAGAAAAGGATCGAGCAGAGCGAGCGCGAGCGCAAGGAGCTGGCGGGTATCAAGAAGCTCGCCAACGAGCGCGCCAAGAAAGCGAACCTCCATAACCGCAAGCTGCGCGACTGCCGCTTCCACCTGAACGAGGAAGCAACCGGCAAACAGAAGGAAGAACAGGAAGCCAAACAAAAGGAAACCACCATCTTCATCACGGAGGGCGATTCTGCGAGCGGGTCCATCACCAAATCCCGGAACGTGGAAACGCAGGCGGTTTTCAGCCTCCGCGGCAAGCCGCTGAACTGCTACGGCCTGTCCAAAAAGATCGTATACGAGAACGAAGAATTCAACCTGTTGCAGCATGCCCTTAATATCGAGGAAGGGCTGGAAGGGTTGCGTTACAACAATATCGTGATCGCTACCGATGCAGACGTAGACGGTATGCACATCCGCCTGCTCATGCTCACCTTCTTCCTCCAGTTCTTCCCCGACCTGGTGAAGAACGGGCATATCTATATCCTGGAAACACCCCTGTTCCGCGTCCGCAACAAGCAGCAGACGATCTACTGCTACAGCGAGGAGGAAAAACAGAAAGCGGTGAAAAAACTGGGCGGGAAGCCGGAGATCACGCGATTTAAAGGGTTGGGCGAGATCAGTCCGGATGAATTCGGGCAGTTTATCGGCGACGATATGCGGAAATCGCCCATCATTCCCTCACAGGAGATGCCGGTGGCCAAGATGCTGGAATATTACATGGGTAAAAACACCCAGCACCGCCAGGATTTCATCATCAGCAACCTCCGTTACGAGAAGGACCTGGTGGAAGAAACCGCGGAAGCATAG
- a CDS encoding SusD/RagB family nutrient-binding outer membrane lipoprotein: MKRIIYSLLCCGVLIGSASCRKGFEEMNKPFSDADESRASIPGMYNGIVESFTKYGDDALNVSLLYPITNQQAYQNTLAPYVNYAGGYWGQYYPALQNYRKLISLIDQQPDAASFTNVRHMATILLASRTLRMLDYYGDIPYSQAVKAQEGAINFRPGYDKQADVYKSVLADLKTATDGLTTAAGQTSIGASESFLKGDVDAWRKFGNALRLRYAVRLFNKETALSTAIITEIVGGNEQLPDNQSVAVDDIWKNNFGLWPSNFSNTNIFGALDAKWNSYAELSISNMRMSSNVWQQLSSTNATDGSGIFDPRTYVWFMTNNADEWAPQPQDGSKPEGGRPYEGGMTARRAIGADAANKFSGVNFNLAADRVYYPILIITEADVHFLKAEIYQRGMGVAKDIAKAKLEYEDGLRSSTDFWYGYANNSNFWATKPTPPTALQMTAFLTHPKVLYNGANDADALRKIATQAWLATLFQPWEAWAIVRRTGLTPKDPNYSPSVVNKLPYPDDENINNHENWQAATNGASPGQQVLQKVYWMP, encoded by the coding sequence ATGAAAAGAATCATATATAGTTTGCTTTGCTGCGGCGTCCTGATCGGGAGCGCTTCCTGCAGGAAAGGTTTCGAAGAAATGAACAAGCCTTTCAGCGACGCGGACGAAAGCCGGGCCAGCATTCCGGGGATGTACAACGGTATCGTGGAATCCTTTACCAAATACGGCGACGACGCATTGAACGTGAGCCTGCTGTATCCCATCACCAACCAGCAGGCCTATCAGAATACCCTCGCGCCTTATGTCAACTATGCGGGTGGATACTGGGGCCAATATTACCCGGCGCTGCAAAATTACCGGAAGCTCATCAGCCTGATCGACCAGCAACCCGACGCGGCATCGTTCACCAATGTCCGCCACATGGCTACCATCCTGCTCGCGTCGCGCACGCTGCGGATGCTGGATTATTATGGCGACATTCCTTACAGCCAGGCGGTGAAAGCCCAGGAGGGCGCGATCAACTTCCGGCCCGGGTACGATAAACAGGCAGATGTGTACAAAAGCGTACTGGCCGATCTGAAAACCGCGACAGACGGGCTTACCACTGCTGCAGGGCAAACCAGCATCGGGGCATCGGAAAGTTTTTTGAAAGGGGATGTGGACGCCTGGCGCAAGTTTGGCAACGCCTTACGCCTGCGTTACGCGGTGCGGTTGTTCAATAAGGAAACGGCGCTGAGCACGGCTATCATCACCGAGATCGTAGGTGGCAACGAACAGCTGCCGGATAACCAGAGTGTGGCGGTGGATGATATTTGGAAAAATAACTTCGGGCTTTGGCCATCCAACTTCTCGAATACGAACATCTTCGGCGCGCTCGATGCCAAGTGGAACTCCTACGCGGAATTGTCCATTTCCAACATGCGGATGAGCAGCAACGTATGGCAGCAGCTTTCGTCCACCAACGCCACCGATGGCAGCGGGATTTTTGATCCGCGTACCTACGTATGGTTTATGACCAACAACGCGGACGAATGGGCGCCCCAGCCGCAAGACGGCTCGAAACCAGAAGGCGGACGGCCTTACGAAGGGGGAATGACGGCGCGGAGAGCCATCGGGGCGGACGCAGCCAACAAATTCTCCGGCGTGAACTTCAACCTCGCGGCAGACCGTGTATACTACCCGATCCTCATTATCACCGAGGCGGACGTGCATTTCCTGAAAGCCGAAATCTACCAGCGCGGTATGGGCGTGGCCAAAGACATCGCCAAGGCGAAGCTGGAGTATGAAGACGGCCTGCGCTCTTCTACTGATTTCTGGTATGGCTACGCGAATAATTCCAATTTCTGGGCAACGAAACCCACACCGCCCACGGCTTTGCAAATGACCGCCTTCCTCACCCATCCCAAAGTGCTGTACAATGGCGCTAATGATGCCGACGCGCTCCGCAAGATCGCCACGCAGGCCTGGCTCGCCACGTTGTTCCAGCCCTGGGAAGCCTGGGCGATTGTAAGAAGGACCGGTCTCACGCCGAAAGATCCCAACTATTCGCCGAGTGTGGTGAACAAACTGCCTTACCCCGACGACGAGAATATCAATAACCACGAAAACTGGCAGGCGGCCACCAATGGTGCCAGTCCTGGCCAGCAGGTATTACAAAAAGTCTACTGGATGCCTTAG
- a CDS encoding TonB-dependent receptor plug domain-containing protein: MKESYSTSRMRACLLGLLAIATALPETAAGSGREQGVLDRKLTLSVEHEAFRGVLEKISRKADVKFSYTRNTLPEKEKVTFKAKDEALSKVFDELFQPYNINYEAIGSQIVLKRQRIGAMAGGMDEMDETIASMAFKQVTGVIRDAATNASIPGVTVMVRGTAKGTTSNAEGRFSLEANEGDVLVFSAIGFKAKDITVGAENAYTILLETDEQGLGEVVVTALGVKRSPRSLGYAVQNVKGNEITIAQAPNIAQGLQGKVAGLQISSASGGVEGGSSRVVVRGNTTLTGDNRAMIVVDGVPINNDPINSNGNNSGGGGLGLKPGSDISSYNDWGTGLNFINPEDIESVTVLKGPAAAALYGARGGNGVIMVTRKKAPSARGLAWIIPSPTAKRRCTNSWISKTTSARGSLVHYGPPTSKSNFP; the protein is encoded by the coding sequence ATGAAAGAGAGCTATTCCACATCGAGGATGCGCGCATGCCTGTTGGGCTTGCTTGCCATCGCCACCGCCTTGCCGGAAACGGCGGCAGGGTCGGGCAGGGAACAGGGCGTGCTGGACAGGAAGCTGACCCTGTCTGTAGAGCACGAAGCCTTCCGCGGCGTACTGGAGAAAATCAGCCGCAAGGCCGATGTCAAATTCTCCTATACCCGCAATACACTTCCAGAAAAAGAAAAAGTAACCTTCAAGGCGAAAGACGAGGCGCTGTCGAAAGTATTCGACGAGCTGTTTCAGCCTTACAATATCAACTACGAAGCCATCGGCAGCCAGATCGTGCTGAAACGGCAACGTATCGGCGCCATGGCTGGCGGTATGGATGAAATGGATGAAACCATCGCGTCCATGGCGTTCAAGCAGGTGACCGGCGTTATCCGCGACGCGGCTACCAACGCTTCCATCCCCGGGGTGACAGTAATGGTGAGGGGAACAGCGAAAGGCACAACTTCCAACGCGGAAGGTCGTTTTTCGCTGGAAGCCAACGAAGGCGATGTGCTCGTGTTTTCGGCCATCGGCTTCAAGGCGAAAGATATCACCGTGGGCGCGGAGAATGCGTACACTATTTTGCTGGAAACCGATGAACAAGGGCTCGGCGAAGTAGTGGTAACGGCCCTCGGCGTGAAGCGTTCGCCGCGTTCGCTCGGTTATGCCGTGCAGAATGTGAAAGGCAACGAGATCACCATCGCCCAGGCGCCCAATATCGCGCAAGGCCTGCAAGGTAAGGTGGCCGGCCTCCAGATCAGCTCCGCCTCCGGAGGCGTGGAAGGCGGCTCCTCCCGCGTGGTGGTGCGCGGCAACACCACGCTCACTGGCGACAACCGCGCCATGATCGTGGTCGACGGCGTGCCCATTAACAACGATCCCATCAACTCCAATGGCAACAACAGCGGCGGCGGCGGCCTGGGCCTGAAACCCGGGTCAGACATTTCCAGTTATAACGACTGGGGCACAGGCCTCAACTTCATTAACCCCGAAGATATCGAAAGCGTTACCGTGCTGAAAGGCCCCGCTGCAGCGGCGCTCTACGGCGCACGCGGCGGCAACGGCGTGATCATGGTTACCCGAAAAAAGGCACCCAGCGCAAGGGGCTTGGCGTGGATTATTCCTTCTCCCACCGCAAAACGCAGGTGTACGAATTCCTGGATTTCCAAAACGACTTCGGCTCGGGGCTCGTTGGTTCATTATGGACCGCCGACCAGCAAAAGCAATTTCCCGTAA
- a CDS encoding FecR family protein encodes MESQEDKLEALLLDNRFVDWVFDPGSRYASYWEAWAAESAENAAAVASARAMVMEIGVEEEFDGEEMSEDNVDALFGRIREGIGAEEKIARIWPLRWIAVAASIALLLAAGGWMLFRNSESPSKQMAAHSAERHSPEVVRFNGNSGSQALFLPDGSKVVLGKGARIAYSLLMDGGKREVKLSGEAFFDVVPNPQQPFYIYTEKMVVKVLGTSFMVKASGKEESVAVNTGKVSVYLKGQDLEQSAASIVMPRQVCRYEASLQELVTENYLGAFEHATELEKLKLLTFEEAPVADVLRALETHYAIPIKFDPATFKDCYITLTLGNESLEEILKVITRTIDASYTLSTYGIFVEGGGCHEQ; translated from the coding sequence ATGGAATCACAAGAAGATAAACTGGAAGCGCTTTTGCTCGACAACCGCTTTGTGGACTGGGTGTTTGACCCTGGAAGCAGGTATGCGTCGTATTGGGAAGCCTGGGCTGCGGAAAGTGCCGAAAACGCCGCCGCCGTGGCCAGTGCCCGTGCGATGGTAATGGAGATCGGGGTGGAAGAGGAGTTTGATGGCGAGGAAATGTCGGAAGATAATGTAGATGCACTCTTTGGAAGGATACGCGAAGGTATCGGCGCGGAAGAGAAGATAGCCCGCATATGGCCCCTGCGCTGGATCGCCGTCGCCGCGTCCATCGCTTTGCTGCTCGCCGCCGGCGGATGGATGCTTTTCCGGAACAGCGAATCGCCTTCGAAGCAGATGGCCGCACATTCTGCGGAACGCCATTCCCCGGAAGTGGTCCGTTTTAACGGCAACTCCGGCAGCCAGGCGCTGTTTTTACCCGACGGGTCGAAGGTGGTGCTGGGCAAAGGTGCGCGCATTGCATACAGTTTATTGATGGATGGTGGCAAAAGGGAAGTGAAATTGAGCGGTGAAGCGTTTTTTGATGTGGTCCCCAACCCGCAGCAGCCCTTTTATATATATACCGAAAAAATGGTGGTGAAGGTGCTGGGCACCAGCTTCATGGTGAAGGCTTCCGGCAAAGAGGAATCCGTAGCCGTGAACACCGGGAAGGTTTCGGTGTACCTGAAAGGGCAGGACCTCGAGCAATCCGCCGCCAGCATCGTGATGCCCCGGCAGGTCTGCCGCTACGAAGCCAGCCTGCAGGAACTGGTGACGGAAAATTACCTGGGCGCCTTCGAACATGCGACCGAACTGGAAAAACTGAAACTCCTCACATTCGAGGAAGCGCCCGTGGCCGACGTGCTCCGCGCACTCGAAACACATTACGCCATCCCCATCAAATTCGATCCCGCAACATTTAAAGATTGCTATATAACGCTGACGCTTGGAAATGAAAGCCTTGAAGAGATATTGAAAGTTATCACCAGGACTATTGACGCTTCGTATACCTTGAGCACTTACGGCATATTCGTCGAAGGAGGCGGATGCCACGAACAATGA
- a CDS encoding sigma-70 family RNA polymerase sigma factor, protein MSALDHDMDWIRMKSGDLSAFERIYRAHVRPMMRYGLKITDDPALVQDCIQDLFEEIWNTRQHLSDTPYPKFYLLRALRNKLSRQLSKQSFIRNGELNLASGELLSGYVELDIVARETETHNRQTLRELLDGLPRRQQEAIHLRFYHNIPYENIAEMMDMNYQSVLNLVQRALKSLRKGFSLKSPRT, encoded by the coding sequence TTGAGCGCATTAGACCACGATATGGATTGGATCCGGATGAAAAGCGGCGACCTCTCCGCGTTTGAACGCATCTATCGTGCGCATGTCAGGCCCATGATGCGCTATGGCCTCAAAATCACCGACGATCCCGCCCTGGTTCAGGATTGTATTCAGGATTTATTCGAGGAAATATGGAACACCCGCCAGCACCTTTCCGACACGCCTTACCCGAAATTTTACCTCCTCCGCGCCCTGCGCAATAAACTATCGCGCCAGTTATCGAAACAATCTTTCATCCGCAACGGGGAACTGAACCTCGCATCGGGCGAGCTCCTGTCTGGCTACGTGGAACTGGATATCGTGGCCCGCGAAACAGAAACCCACAACCGCCAAACCCTCCGCGAACTGCTCGACGGACTTCCCCGCCGCCAGCAGGAAGCCATACATCTCCGTTTTTACCATAATATCCCCTACGAGAACATCGCCGAGATGATGGATATGAATTACCAGTCGGTCCTCAATCTCGTTCAGCGCGCCCTCAAATCCCTCCGCAAGGGGTTTTCCCTGAAATCTCCCCGCACGTAA
- a CDS encoding response regulator transcription factor: MMLTVYEDDDKIFMALEAGASGYILKKTSPGELLDAIRDLHEGGSPMSSQIARRVVAYFQKQAKPNPALEALTSREKEILDQLSKGFLYKEIAGNLFISIETVRRHVHNIYEKLHVRSRTDAVNKYFNR; encoded by the coding sequence ATGATGCTGACTGTATATGAAGACGACGATAAGATCTTCATGGCCCTGGAAGCGGGCGCCAGTGGTTACATCCTGAAGAAGACATCGCCCGGAGAATTGCTTGATGCCATCCGGGACCTCCACGAGGGAGGATCTCCCATGAGCTCGCAGATCGCCAGGAGGGTGGTGGCTTACTTCCAGAAGCAAGCCAAGCCGAATCCCGCCCTGGAAGCGCTGACTTCCCGCGAGAAGGAAATCCTCGACCAGCTTTCCAAAGGCTTCCTGTACAAGGAAATAGCCGGAAACCTCTTTATCAGTATCGAAACCGTACGCCGCCACGTCCATAATATTTATGAAAAGCTGCATGTTCGCAGCAGGACGGACGCGGTCAACAAATATTTTAACCGTTAA
- a CDS encoding response regulator transcription factor produces MDIISVAIVEDNHDIRSAMELLINGSEGYACIGAFNNAENALEKIPQLLPNVVLMDFNLPGMNGIECITRLKGSTPICNS; encoded by the coding sequence ATGGATATCATCTCTGTGGCTATTGTTGAAGACAATCACGATATCAGGTCGGCCATGGAGTTATTGATCAATGGTTCTGAAGGATATGCGTGCATTGGCGCTTTTAACAATGCGGAAAATGCGCTTGAAAAGATTCCTCAGTTGTTACCCAATGTGGTGTTGATGGATTTTAATTTGCCGGGCATGAACGGCATCGAATGCATCACCCGGCTGAAGGGGAGTACCCCGATATGCAATTCATGA